A genomic segment from Lignipirellula cremea encodes:
- a CDS encoding ATP-binding cassette domain-containing protein, producing MSKPSFRRILQMGRPASVAPIYLFGILLALVTPLLILDLGLIVQTVAGLHPPGVEPTDLVIQPIITSDSWPPGKNRAFSMLILVGAGLTLAVLESALLMLQSRAIQKAALDISTRLQLQIHKQAFIMGGNEPLGLTRSRPEELFTDKVEQIREGLAHWWRAIPRSAATLATLTLLACMVDWQKTLAGMLLMVGLWRCYVWRRKQIEESARRWSERTQSRRDLLLEDLRMAPLAATYSIDQIPGESFDDKLKQYKTAALKLGYTRNAMAPFMVLIGLLAGGFLLFMVGVASNTTVWGAAILGVSLVCGWFPAQRLFRLWKVRESVEPACEQVLAYLDREPDVVQMASAQTLDRVRKTVELDRVTLANHAGRKLLDQVSLSIPASGNIGFLASDSQTPMALAGLFVRYYDPTAGRLLYDSHDIRNVTIDSLRSQAALVACDGLLFTGAIGDNIRCGDETYSTTHVTEASRLAAVEDFISRLPQGYSTVVGEQGRSLSKSEAFRVALARAIIRQPSVLIIEEPDTATDGEAIDAALRNVKTDRTLILLPSRLVTLRMLDEIVFFHEGRIHGQGKHADLLKSNDLYRHLIYVRFNEHKGKI from the coding sequence CGGCATTCTCCTGGCCCTGGTCACCCCCCTGCTGATTCTGGATCTGGGACTGATCGTGCAGACCGTGGCCGGCCTGCATCCGCCCGGGGTGGAACCGACCGACCTGGTGATCCAGCCGATCATTACCAGCGATTCCTGGCCGCCGGGAAAAAACCGGGCATTCAGTATGCTGATCCTGGTCGGGGCCGGGCTGACACTGGCGGTGCTCGAATCCGCGCTGTTAATGCTGCAGTCGCGGGCCATCCAGAAAGCGGCGTTGGATATTTCCACCCGCCTGCAGCTGCAGATCCACAAACAGGCGTTCATCATGGGCGGCAATGAACCGCTCGGCTTGACCCGTTCCCGGCCGGAAGAGCTGTTCACCGACAAGGTAGAACAGATTCGCGAAGGGCTAGCCCACTGGTGGCGCGCCATTCCGCGGAGCGCCGCCACGCTGGCGACGCTCACGCTCCTGGCCTGCATGGTCGACTGGCAGAAAACGCTCGCCGGCATGCTGTTGATGGTGGGCCTGTGGCGCTGTTATGTGTGGCGCCGAAAGCAGATCGAAGAGTCGGCCCGACGCTGGAGCGAACGCACCCAGTCGCGGCGGGACCTGCTGCTGGAAGATCTGCGCATGGCGCCCTTGGCGGCGACGTACTCGATCGATCAGATTCCCGGCGAGTCGTTCGACGACAAACTCAAGCAGTATAAAACGGCCGCCTTGAAGCTGGGCTATACCCGCAATGCGATGGCGCCGTTCATGGTGCTGATCGGCCTGCTGGCCGGTGGGTTCCTGTTGTTCATGGTCGGCGTTGCTTCCAATACGACCGTGTGGGGCGCCGCCATTCTGGGCGTCTCCCTGGTCTGTGGCTGGTTCCCCGCGCAGCGGTTGTTCCGCCTTTGGAAAGTGCGGGAATCGGTGGAGCCAGCCTGCGAGCAGGTGCTGGCCTACCTGGACCGCGAGCCCGATGTGGTGCAGATGGCCAGCGCCCAGACGCTGGATCGAGTCCGCAAGACGGTCGAACTGGATCGTGTGACCCTGGCGAACCATGCCGGCCGCAAACTGCTGGACCAGGTTTCGCTGAGCATTCCCGCCAGCGGCAACATCGGCTTTCTGGCCTCGGATTCGCAGACGCCCATGGCGCTCGCCGGACTGTTTGTGCGCTACTACGACCCGACCGCCGGACGCCTGCTGTATGACTCGCACGATATCCGCAACGTCACCATTGACTCGCTCCGGTCCCAGGCCGCTCTGGTGGCGTGCGACGGGTTGCTGTTCACCGGCGCGATTGGCGACAACATCCGTTGCGGGGACGAGACTTATTCGACCACGCATGTCACCGAGGCGTCCCGCCTGGCCGCGGTCGAAGACTTCATCTCCCGGCTGCCGCAAGGCTATTCAACGGTCGTTGGCGAACAGGGCCGCTCGCTCAGCAAAAGTGAAGCGTTCCGCGTGGCTTTGGCGCGGGCCATTATCCGCCAACCCTCGGTGCTGATCATCGAAGAGCCCGACACCGCCACCGACGGCGAAGCGATCGATGCCGCCCTGCGGAATGTCAAAACGGACCGCACGCTGATCCTGCTCCCCAGCCGGCTGGTTACCTTGCGCATGCTGGACGAAATTGTGTTCTTCCACGAAGGACGCATCCATGGCCAGGGGAAGCACGCCGACCTGCTCAAGAGCAACGACCTGTACCGCCACCTGATTTATGTGCGCTTCAACGAACACAAAGGGAAGATCTAA
- a CDS encoding response regulator — MVENSPTLPKQVLLIDDSPEVLLLTGEAFKKAGVAVDLHHAPHGERALAFLRREEEFAEAPTPDLILLDLNMPVMDGREFLENLIQDPKVKHLPVVVMTASNSVAEAKTMYQLRCSGYVRKPLDFEEYIRLMRLLSDYWFQAMAPFEA; from the coding sequence ATGGTCGAAAACTCTCCAACCCTGCCGAAACAGGTCTTGCTAATCGACGATAGCCCTGAGGTGCTGCTGTTGACCGGGGAGGCGTTCAAGAAGGCAGGCGTGGCGGTTGATCTGCACCATGCGCCCCACGGTGAACGCGCCCTGGCGTTTTTGCGCCGGGAAGAAGAGTTTGCCGAAGCGCCGACGCCCGACCTGATCCTGCTGGATCTCAATATGCCCGTGATGGACGGCCGGGAATTTCTGGAAAACCTGATCCAGGATCCAAAGGTGAAGCATCTGCCGGTGGTGGTGATGACGGCTTCCAACTCCGTGGCGGAAGCGAAAACCATGTACCAGTTGCGGTGCAGCGGCTATGTGCGCAAGCCGCTGGATTTTGAAGAGTATATCCGCCTGATGCGGCTGCTTTCGGACTATTGGTTTCAGGCGATGGCGCCGTTCGAAGCGTAA
- a CDS encoding HisA/HisF-related TIM barrel protein → MEGSSNRPTETAMQVAPVIDLKQGQVVRGVGGLRDTYAPIVSRLATGSAPADIAAALRSFFPFEEIYIADLDAIGGAEPDWDSYRAIARTGCRLLIDAGARQLPRLVAFVDRLEPAGCVVLGLESVASPAALAEAWSLLPAERAIFSMDLFEGRLWNDSPCWEGYDLASLFERVRLLGGSRFIVLELSRVGRNGGPLAALAPRDQKISLRPKEISYTSVVVAAGGGVRGLADLQQLHQAGYSQALVASALHDGRLSPGDLSAALAWGES, encoded by the coding sequence ATGGAAGGTTCCAGCAATCGTCCCACGGAAACGGCCATGCAGGTGGCGCCCGTCATTGATCTGAAGCAGGGGCAAGTCGTCCGCGGCGTCGGCGGCTTGCGCGACACCTACGCGCCGATCGTCAGCCGGCTGGCGACCGGTTCGGCTCCGGCCGACATTGCTGCGGCGCTGCGGAGTTTCTTTCCGTTTGAAGAAATCTATATCGCCGATCTCGATGCGATTGGGGGGGCGGAGCCGGACTGGGACAGTTACCGGGCGATCGCCCGGACCGGTTGTCGCCTGTTGATCGACGCCGGCGCCAGGCAGTTGCCGCGTTTGGTCGCCTTTGTTGACCGCCTGGAGCCGGCGGGTTGCGTGGTGCTGGGGCTGGAGTCTGTCGCCTCTCCCGCCGCCCTGGCGGAGGCCTGGTCCCTGCTGCCGGCCGAACGCGCGATTTTCAGCATGGACCTGTTCGAAGGGCGATTATGGAACGACTCTCCTTGCTGGGAAGGATACGATCTGGCCTCGCTGTTCGAGCGGGTACGGTTGCTGGGCGGCAGCCGATTTATTGTGCTGGAACTGAGCAGAGTAGGTCGAAATGGCGGACCGCTGGCTGCATTGGCCCCGCGTGACCAGAAAATTAGTTTGCGCCCTAAGGAAATCAGCTATACTTCGGTAGTGGTTGCCGCCGGGGGCGGAGTACGGGGTTTAGCCGACCTGCAGCAGCTTCATCAGGCGGGCTATAGTCAGGCGCTGGTCGCCTCGGCCCTGCACGATGGACGCCTTTCGCCCGGCGATTTGTCCGCGGCCTTGGCGTGGGGCGAAAGTTAG
- a CDS encoding D-TA family PLP-dependent enzyme: protein MATTSSPGITTENYAIDDISDLLSPSLVLFREGIEHNLDQMIAVTGSVERLRPHCKTHKMAKVIELALARGITKHKCATIAEAEMLAAAGARDIFLAYNLVGPNIGRAIALLEQYDGLKLMATVDHERPLAELSRALVAAGRSMELLLDINTGMGRTGILPGPAALPLYQSLSHTPGVEPGGLHVYDGHNQQQVLAERKEAVMAVWDAANAFRQTLLQQGLPVPRVVAGGSGSFPIFAAINEPTLEVSPGTVIFYDAGYTHRFPELKFVPAAVLLTRVISKPGPNRITLDLGNKAVASDPPFGKRLFFPDLPTAREVIHSEEHLVLETDEPLDLTPGDALVAIPMHICPTSALHKEAYVVSHGKLVDRWEVTARNRCLTV, encoded by the coding sequence ATGGCGACTACTTCCTCCCCAGGCATCACCACCGAAAACTACGCGATCGATGATATTTCCGATCTGCTGTCCCCCTCGCTGGTGCTTTTCCGCGAAGGAATCGAGCATAACCTGGATCAAATGATCGCCGTAACGGGTTCCGTGGAGCGTCTGCGGCCGCACTGCAAAACGCACAAAATGGCGAAGGTCATCGAGTTGGCCTTGGCTCGCGGGATCACCAAACACAAGTGCGCTACCATCGCCGAAGCCGAGATGCTGGCCGCCGCGGGGGCTCGCGATATCTTTCTCGCGTACAATCTGGTCGGACCCAACATTGGCCGCGCCATCGCCTTGCTGGAACAGTACGACGGCCTCAAGCTCATGGCGACCGTCGATCATGAACGACCGCTGGCCGAACTGTCCCGCGCCCTGGTCGCCGCCGGCCGCAGCATGGAGCTGCTGCTGGACATTAACACCGGCATGGGACGTACGGGCATTTTGCCTGGCCCGGCTGCGCTGCCGTTGTACCAGTCCCTGTCGCACACTCCCGGCGTGGAGCCGGGCGGACTGCATGTGTACGACGGCCATAACCAGCAGCAAGTGCTGGCCGAACGGAAAGAGGCCGTGATGGCGGTCTGGGATGCGGCCAATGCATTCCGCCAGACGCTGCTGCAGCAAGGGCTGCCCGTGCCCCGCGTGGTGGCGGGCGGATCGGGATCGTTCCCCATTTTTGCAGCGATCAACGAACCTACCCTCGAAGTCAGCCCTGGCACCGTGATCTTTTACGATGCGGGCTACACGCACCGTTTCCCGGAGCTCAAGTTTGTGCCGGCCGCCGTGCTGCTGACTCGCGTGATCAGCAAGCCTGGCCCGAACCGGATCACGCTGGACCTGGGGAACAAGGCCGTCGCTTCCGATCCGCCCTTCGGCAAGCGACTGTTCTTTCCCGACCTGCCCACGGCTCGCGAGGTAATCCATAGCGAAGAGCACCTGGTTCTGGAAACGGACGAACCTCTTGACCTGACGCCAGGCGACGCCCTGGTGGCGATACCGATGCACATCTGCCCCACCTCGGCCTTGCACAAGGAGGCGTACGTGGTGTCGCACGGCAAGCTGGTCGACCGCTGGGAAGTGACGGCCCGGAATCGCTGCCTGACCGTTTGA
- a CDS encoding arsenate-mycothiol transferase ArsC: protein MPTCKTVLFLCTGNYYRSRFAEMLFNHWIAAQPCGWRAESRGLRLSENNKGFLSPFAAEALRSRSIAADLDCFPTAVTLADVEHADLIIAVKRSEHEPLFEAQFAGVTTPIEYWNIHDIDCAQPKEALPELEQSVWRLLTRLRAEAGEPAIGELPAD, encoded by the coding sequence ATGCCCACCTGCAAGACGGTTCTTTTCCTCTGCACCGGCAACTATTACCGTAGCCGATTTGCGGAGATGTTGTTCAATCACTGGATCGCCGCCCAGCCTTGCGGCTGGCGGGCCGAGTCGCGCGGCTTGCGATTGAGCGAGAATAACAAGGGGTTTCTTTCCCCCTTCGCCGCCGAGGCGTTGCGGTCGCGTTCCATTGCGGCCGATCTCGACTGCTTCCCGACAGCCGTCACCCTGGCCGATGTGGAACATGCCGACCTGATCATCGCCGTGAAACGCAGCGAGCACGAGCCGCTATTCGAAGCGCAGTTTGCCGGCGTCACGACGCCGATCGAGTACTGGAACATCCACGATATCGATTGCGCCCAGCCGAAAGAAGCGCTGCCCGAACTGGAGCAAAGCGTGTGGCGTCTGCTGACCCGCCTGCGGGCCGAAGCGGGCGAACCGGCGATCGGCGAATTACCGGCCGACTGA
- a CDS encoding type II and III secretion system protein, protein MPMQRFLTLFAALATLAPGALWAQATTVQLPNFNFSTVTTTVTAPDGGTVLLGGISRLSEGSVDRGVPGLGKIPGLGRLFKNRGIGRETSASTFTVTPRIIILEEEEERQVGRPLDRDYAGSGSADAAAFAARSGVDPAVVQKAALLSRHIARSSAEPLHLGGPAQPVAGSDAPVDSSPLASAEQIRRTNELAASQRQSEAGVFFAKGRQAALEGRTGAAKVYYNMAARRSTGEFHEQILAHLEALQGDKNELISKSP, encoded by the coding sequence ATGCCGATGCAACGATTTCTCACCCTCTTCGCCGCTTTGGCGACGCTGGCCCCGGGTGCGCTGTGGGCCCAGGCGACAACCGTGCAGCTGCCCAACTTCAACTTCAGCACGGTGACCACCACGGTCACCGCTCCCGACGGCGGGACGGTATTGCTGGGCGGGATCAGCCGTTTGTCGGAAGGCAGCGTCGATCGCGGCGTGCCGGGACTGGGGAAAATTCCGGGCCTGGGTCGTCTGTTCAAGAATCGCGGCATCGGCCGGGAAACTTCGGCCAGCACCTTTACGGTTACGCCGCGGATCATCATTCTCGAAGAAGAAGAGGAGCGTCAGGTCGGACGCCCCCTGGATCGCGACTATGCGGGGAGCGGGTCGGCGGATGCGGCCGCCTTTGCGGCCCGCAGCGGCGTGGATCCGGCTGTCGTCCAGAAGGCGGCCCTGCTGTCGCGGCACATCGCCCGTTCTAGTGCGGAGCCCTTGCACCTGGGCGGACCGGCCCAGCCGGTTGCCGGCAGTGATGCGCCTGTCGATTCCAGCCCGCTGGCCTCGGCGGAGCAGATTCGCAGGACGAACGAGTTGGCGGCCTCACAGCGGCAATCCGAAGCCGGCGTTTTTTTCGCCAAGGGTCGCCAGGCCGCCCTCGAGGGCCGCACCGGCGCCGCCAAGGTGTACTACAACATGGCGGCCCGCCGTTCGACCGGCGAGTTCCACGAACAGATTTTAGCGCACCTGGAAGCGCTACAAGGCGACAAGAACGAACTGATCTCGAAGAGCCCCTGA
- a CDS encoding DUF1697 domain-containing protein, with translation MTTWIALFRGINVGGNNRLTMDQLRADLESLGCRRVETYIQSGNVVFQSASRSVAVLGSKIAQRIQSQHQFEPRVLLLSPRELQQAIDQNPFPQATDDPKSLHFFFLEGAPTDPDLDALAAVKAPTEAYCLVGRVFYLHAPAGIGRSKLAAIVERKLGVVATARNYRTVGQLATMAAKA, from the coding sequence ATGACCACCTGGATCGCACTTTTTCGCGGGATCAACGTCGGCGGGAACAATCGGCTGACAATGGACCAGTTGCGGGCCGATCTGGAATCGCTTGGCTGCCGCCGGGTGGAAACGTATATTCAAAGCGGCAACGTCGTCTTCCAGTCGGCCAGCCGGTCGGTCGCCGTGCTGGGATCGAAAATCGCCCAGAGAATCCAGTCACAGCATCAGTTTGAGCCGCGCGTCCTGCTGCTCTCCCCACGGGAGCTGCAGCAAGCGATCGACCAGAATCCGTTCCCCCAGGCGACAGACGATCCCAAGTCGCTGCACTTTTTTTTCCTGGAAGGTGCTCCCACAGATCCCGACCTGGATGCGCTCGCCGCGGTCAAGGCGCCGACGGAAGCGTATTGCCTGGTCGGGCGTGTCTTTTACCTGCATGCCCCGGCGGGAATCGGTCGCTCGAAACTTGCGGCGATCGTCGAACGGAAACTGGGCGTGGTCGCCACCGCCCGAAACTATCGGACCGTCGGCCAGCTGGCGACGATGGCAGCGAAGGCTTAA
- a CDS encoding RNA polymerase sigma factor, with the protein MRRLVDQFKGPIFGLCYRMLGQWQDAEDAAQETFVRALKSLANWDASRPFTPWLAAIAANRCRTLLATRKSRPAVTDLVEQIEDNAPDQQAASNLAEEVDLALLGLRDDYRQAFLLFHQQELTYAEIADALGAPLGTVKTWVHRARRGLIERLRERGVVEDSRHELRNL; encoded by the coding sequence ATGCGCCGGCTGGTCGATCAGTTCAAGGGTCCGATCTTCGGCCTGTGTTACCGCATGCTCGGACAGTGGCAAGACGCTGAGGATGCGGCTCAAGAAACGTTTGTTCGGGCTCTCAAGAGTCTGGCAAACTGGGACGCGAGCCGGCCTTTTACCCCCTGGCTGGCAGCCATTGCCGCCAATCGGTGTCGCACCCTCCTGGCGACTCGTAAATCGCGACCGGCGGTGACCGATCTCGTCGAGCAGATCGAAGACAACGCGCCGGACCAGCAGGCGGCGAGCAATCTCGCCGAAGAAGTCGATCTGGCGCTGCTCGGTCTGCGTGACGATTATCGCCAGGCGTTTCTCCTGTTTCACCAGCAGGAGTTGACTTATGCCGAAATTGCCGACGCCCTGGGGGCGCCGTTAGGAACTGTAAAAACCTGGGTGCACCGCGCACGTCGAGGGTTAATTGAACGCTTACGCGAGCGCGGCGTCGTGGAGGACTCGCGACATGAATTGCGAAACCTTTGA
- a CDS encoding FHA domain-containing protein: MQVKLIVKGGKNEGREVPVKGPQFIIGRADGCHLRPRTDTVSRKHCVITIDDRGVTIRDLKSRNGVIINDRKIEERTALKPGDVLRIGSLTFEVMIDHSLGGSKRPKVQDVKEAAVRSAGGHQRLEEDDVASWLEDPSEMDRTRQLADPETRQFTLDETEQIILKRSDEVEETAVPAAEKDTIAEAEKTKEAKKLPQLNKPQAKDSVDAATDMLKKFFNRR; this comes from the coding sequence ATGCAAGTCAAACTCATAGTCAAAGGCGGTAAGAACGAAGGGCGCGAAGTTCCCGTTAAAGGACCCCAATTTATCATTGGGCGTGCTGACGGATGTCATTTGCGGCCCCGTACCGACACCGTCAGTCGGAAGCACTGCGTGATTACGATTGATGACCGCGGAGTTACCATCCGCGATCTCAAAAGCCGTAATGGCGTGATCATCAACGACCGCAAAATCGAAGAGCGGACCGCTCTCAAGCCAGGCGATGTGCTGCGCATCGGCAGTCTGACGTTTGAGGTCATGATCGATCACAGTCTGGGCGGTTCCAAGCGGCCCAAAGTGCAGGACGTAAAAGAAGCGGCCGTCCGTAGCGCCGGCGGTCACCAGCGGCTCGAAGAAGACGACGTCGCCTCCTGGCTGGAAGATCCCAGCGAAATGGATCGAACGCGTCAACTGGCTGACCCCGAAACCCGCCAGTTCACCCTGGATGAAACAGAGCAGATCATTCTCAAACGCTCCGACGAAGTCGAAGAAACGGCTGTGCCCGCCGCTGAGAAAGATACCATCGCCGAAGCGGAAAAAACAAAGGAAGCGAAAAAGCTTCCGCAGTTGAACAAGCCTCAGGCCAAAGACTCTGTCGATGCAGCGACCGACATGCTGAAAAAATTCTTCAATCGGCGCTAA
- a CDS encoding lipoate--protein ligase family protein, with amino-acid sequence MEVRLLIDPPQAGPVNMGIDAALLVSAAQGEATFRLYGWSEPTLSLGYFQHLADRDEHTASRNCRVLRRSTGGGAIVHDRELTYSFAAPASDNRAGASEELYRLFHGTLIQALLQWGAFPVICGADRATSDKPFLCFQRRSEFDVLISGHKIVGSAQRRTRGGLLQHGSILLAQSDNAPELPGVAELASPVSAVDLQEAWLDCLAGEGGFRFVPGELQARERELSAIEAEKQRSADWIERR; translated from the coding sequence ATGGAAGTCCGACTCTTAATCGATCCGCCGCAGGCCGGCCCCGTCAACATGGGAATCGACGCCGCCCTGCTGGTGTCGGCCGCCCAGGGGGAAGCCACGTTCCGTTTGTACGGCTGGTCAGAACCGACACTTTCGCTCGGGTATTTCCAGCATCTGGCCGACCGGGACGAGCACACGGCCAGTCGTAATTGCCGTGTCTTGCGGCGGTCGACCGGCGGAGGAGCGATCGTCCACGACCGCGAACTGACGTACAGCTTTGCCGCGCCTGCCAGCGATAACCGGGCCGGCGCCAGCGAAGAACTGTATCGCCTGTTCCACGGCACGCTGATCCAGGCGCTGCTCCAATGGGGGGCCTTCCCGGTCATTTGCGGAGCCGATCGCGCGACTTCGGACAAGCCGTTCCTCTGTTTTCAGCGGCGCAGCGAATTCGACGTGTTGATCTCCGGCCATAAAATCGTGGGCAGTGCTCAGCGTCGCACGCGTGGCGGCCTGTTGCAGCACGGCAGCATTCTGCTGGCTCAAAGCGACAACGCTCCGGAACTGCCGGGCGTTGCCGAGTTGGCGTCGCCCGTTTCTGCCGTCGATCTCCAGGAAGCATGGCTGGACTGTCTGGCGGGCGAGGGCGGATTTCGGTTCGTGCCGGGCGAACTGCAGGCCCGCGAGCGGGAATTGTCGGCCATTGAGGCGGAAAAGCAGCGTTCGGCGGACTGGATTGAGCGACGGTAA
- the gcvPB gene encoding aminomethyl-transferring glycine dehydrogenase subunit GcvPB, with product MRNQQATQLLFELSKPGRRAAQMPAPDTPDVDLSDLLPEQFRASAPPPLPELAEPDVVRHYTNLSTLNMSVDTHFYPLGSCTMKYNPKRNERLAGLPGMADLHPYQSEGSLQGLLQLLFETQQMLAEISGLPAVSLQPAAGAHGELTALMVAAAHFRNLGEDRRVVLAPDSAHGTNPASAKIAGFDFKTIKSRPDGAVDLDDLKAKLSDKTAVFMITNPSTLGLFEKQIAQIADLVHEQGALIYLDGANMNAILGITRPGDFGADMMHFNPHKTFSGPHGGGGPGAGPICVREDLSPYLPTPVVVKEGDRYRLEENRPLSIGRVRSFFGNTGVLVKTYCYISTHGPDGLRRVSENAVLNANYLLSRVKHILPTPHGDRCMHEFVASAAKLKKERNVSAMDIAKRLLDYGFHAPTVYFPLTVPEAIMIEPTETESKETLDAFTAALFRITEESATELHDAPFSTAVSRPDEVQAARKPIMKWKSDS from the coding sequence ATGCGTAACCAACAAGCCACGCAACTGCTGTTTGAACTCTCAAAGCCCGGCCGACGGGCCGCGCAAATGCCGGCGCCCGACACCCCGGACGTCGATCTGTCTGACCTGCTGCCAGAGCAGTTCCGGGCCAGCGCCCCGCCGCCGCTTCCGGAGCTGGCCGAGCCCGATGTGGTCCGCCACTATACGAATCTGTCGACGCTCAACATGTCGGTCGATACGCATTTTTACCCGCTGGGTTCCTGTACCATGAAGTACAACCCCAAGCGGAACGAGCGTCTGGCCGGTTTGCCCGGCATGGCCGATTTGCACCCCTATCAGAGCGAAGGCTCGCTGCAGGGACTGCTGCAGCTGCTTTTTGAAACACAGCAGATGCTGGCGGAAATCTCTGGCCTGCCGGCCGTTTCGCTGCAGCCTGCGGCGGGCGCCCATGGCGAACTGACGGCCCTGATGGTGGCGGCCGCCCACTTCCGCAACCTGGGCGAAGATCGCCGCGTCGTGCTGGCTCCCGATAGCGCGCACGGCACCAATCCGGCCAGCGCCAAGATTGCCGGGTTTGACTTCAAGACGATCAAAAGCCGGCCCGACGGCGCGGTCGATCTCGACGACCTCAAGGCAAAGCTCTCCGACAAAACGGCCGTGTTCATGATCACCAATCCCAGTACGCTGGGATTGTTTGAAAAGCAGATCGCCCAGATCGCCGACCTGGTGCATGAACAGGGAGCGTTGATTTACCTCGACGGCGCCAATATGAACGCCATTCTGGGCATCACGCGCCCCGGCGATTTTGGCGCCGATATGATGCACTTCAACCCGCACAAAACGTTCAGCGGCCCGCACGGCGGCGGCGGCCCTGGCGCCGGACCGATCTGCGTCCGCGAAGACCTGTCGCCGTACCTGCCCACGCCGGTCGTCGTGAAAGAGGGCGACCGGTATCGCCTGGAAGAGAACCGCCCGCTGTCGATCGGCCGTGTTCGCAGCTTTTTCGGCAATACGGGCGTGCTTGTTAAAACGTACTGCTACATCAGCACGCATGGTCCCGACGGGCTGCGACGGGTGAGCGAAAACGCCGTGCTCAACGCCAACTACCTGCTCAGCCGGGTGAAGCATATTCTGCCCACGCCGCATGGCGACCGCTGTATGCACGAATTTGTCGCCTCGGCGGCGAAGCTGAAAAAAGAGCGGAACGTGTCCGCGATGGATATCGCCAAACGCCTGCTCGATTACGGCTTCCATGCGCCGACCGTGTACTTTCCGCTGACCGTGCCGGAGGCGATCATGATCGAACCGACGGAAACGGAAAGCAAGGAAACACTTGACGCCTTTACCGCCGCCCTGTTCCGGATCACCGAGGAATCGGCGACCGAACTGCACGACGCTCCGTTCAGTACCGCCGTCAGTCGCCCCGACGAAGTGCAGGCCGCTCGCAAGCCGATCATGAAATGGAAGTCCGACTCTTAA